The following proteins are co-located in the Myroides profundi genome:
- a CDS encoding TatD family hydrolase, producing the protein MKINVHTHHITGQQGIIEIINQCPLTVDNTLPTYTVGIHPWYIQEERLEEEFALLEEQLQQPNCLAIGECGLDKKINISLNLQIEVFKRQLLLAEKYKKAVILHVVSAYQEVIQIKKELQITVPLVIHGFNKKEQVAESLWKNGFYLSFGKHLIYNESLISTFLKVPKEQLFLETDDAKEITIEDVYTVASALDTNIEAIIEQNYKTVFNR; encoded by the coding sequence ATGAAAATAAATGTACACACTCATCATATTACAGGACAGCAGGGAATCATAGAAATCATCAATCAGTGTCCTCTGACAGTTGATAATACCCTTCCTACCTATACTGTTGGGATACATCCATGGTATATCCAGGAAGAACGTCTAGAGGAAGAGTTTGCTTTGTTAGAAGAACAGCTACAACAGCCAAATTGTTTAGCGATAGGAGAGTGTGGATTAGATAAGAAGATCAATATTTCGTTAAATCTACAGATAGAAGTATTTAAGAGGCAATTACTACTTGCAGAAAAGTATAAAAAAGCAGTAATTTTGCACGTCGTTTCAGCTTATCAAGAAGTTATACAGATAAAGAAAGAGTTACAGATTACAGTTCCTTTGGTTATACATGGCTTCAATAAAAAAGAGCAAGTAGCAGAGAGTCTGTGGAAGAATGGGTTTTATTTGTCTTTTGGTAAACACCTTATCTATAATGAGTCATTGATAAGTACCTTTTTGAAAGTACCAAAAGAACAGTTGTTTTTAGAAACAGATGATGCTAAGGAGATAACAATAGAGGATGTATATACTGTGGCAAGTGCATTAGATACTAATATAGAAGCGATCATAGAACAGAATTATAAAACAGTTTTTAATAGATAA